DNA sequence from the Sulfurimonas sp. HSL3-7 genome:
TCATAACTCCATTGTATGTAATTGGAGGTTTTGCTATAATTCCGGAACTTTACATCCTTATGGAGCATCCAAATGAATATTATGAAAATAAGAGCAGTCTGCCGTCCTATCCGTATCGTCGTCGGTCTGGCATTGATCACGACAGCCGTCGTAACAGGAAACCCGTGGTTCTATCTTGGTATCGCCCCTTTGATCGCGGGAATGGTCAACTTCTGTCCGCTTTGCATCATCACTAAAAAGTGTGACATCTAAACAGCTTCCAGCACTTCTTACCGATGATCTGCCCTTTGCAGGTCATCATACCCCCCCCCTTTTTTTTTCCTGTTCAATGACAGTTCAAAAACCTTCTGGTCAATTTTCTATCTTAAATACTTTTTTCAAAGAGTCATGCAAAGAAAGAAAGAATGTATTATGCATAACTCCAAGTAAACGGCACCTGATCAATTATGAAAGTAATTATCAATATTGTAACATAAGGTAACATCAACCGGACGTTTTTTATTTAAATAATGATAATAAGTTTCAAAACTATTGACAGCCTGTTTCCAATTTGCTACCATACCGCCATATAAATGATTGT
Encoded proteins:
- a CDS encoding DUF2892 domain-containing protein, whose protein sequence is MNIMKIRAVCRPIRIVVGLALITTAVVTGNPWFYLGIAPLIAGMVNFCPLCIITKKCDI